From Scomber scombrus chromosome 6, fScoSco1.1, whole genome shotgun sequence, the proteins below share one genomic window:
- the LOC133981437 gene encoding nucleobindin-2-like codes for MVILKGKSLLLLLSLCLYVQSVPISMDKNKEKPKEEELGAPESADTGLHYDRYLREVIEYLEKDPHFKEKLKNADMEDIKQGKLAKELDFVHHNFRTKLDELKREEMNRLRMLLKAKHDIQEGNGRTVDHQALLRQFEHLNHVNPHTFEVDDLDRLIKSATKDLENFDKGQHDEFKRYELMKEHERRERLKKMSEEDRAKEEQHYEEMKKKHADHPKVNHPGSQDQLKEVWQESDGLDPQDFDPKTFFKMHDTNDDGFFDESELEALFTKELEKVYDPKNEEDDMVEMEEERLRMREHVMNEVDTDKDRLVSLSEFMAATNKDEFLEKDEWQTLDQNNPYTDEELKEYEQHLANEASDISQKSDDLQKQREELERKQEELNAQKMGLQQAVEEIERLKAQTVQQPDAPVAETVAQVVPGNNQPLPPGHQQQGVPVPGHS; via the exons ATGGTGATATTGAAGGGTAAATCcttgctgttgctgctgagcTTGTGTTTGTACGTCCAGTCAGTGCCTATAAGCATGGACAAGAACAAAGAAAAGCCAAAAGAAGAGGAACTGGGAGCACCCGAGAGTGCT GACACCGGGCTGCACTACGACCGCTACCTCAGGGAAGTCATCGAGTACCTGGAGAAAGACCCTCActttaaagaaaagttaaaaaatgcaGACATGGAGGACATCAAG CAAGGCAAACTTGCCAAAGAGTTGGACTTTGTCCACCACAATTTTCGGACCAAGCTGGATGAGCTGAAGAGGGAGGAGATGAACAGGCTGCGGATGCTCCTCAAAGCCAAACACGACATCCAGGAGGGGAACG GCCGGACAGTGGACCACCAGGCCCTGCTGAGACAGTTTGAGCACCTCAACCACGTAAACCCACACACTTTCGAGGTGGATGACCTGGACCGCCTCATCAAATCG GCCACAAAAGACCTGGAGAACTTTGACAAGGGTCAGCACGATGAGTTCAAGAGGTACGAGCTCATGAAGGAGCATGAGAGGAGAGAACGTCTAAAGAAGATGAGTGAGGAGGACCGCGCAAAGGAGGAGCAGCACTAcgaggagatgaagaagaaacacGCTGACCATCCCAAAGTTAACCACCCT GGCAGTCAGGACCAGCTGAAGGAAGTTTGGCAGGAGTCAGACGGTTTGGACCCACAAGACTTTGATCCCAAGACCTTCTTCAAAATGCACG ACACAAACGATGACGGTTTCTTTGACGAGAGCGAGCTTGAAGCACTCTTCACTAAAGAG CTGGAGAAAGTTTACGACCCCAAAAATGAAGAAGATGACATGGTTGAGATGGAAGAAGAGAGACTGCGAATGAGAGAGCATGTCATGAACGAG GTGGACACAGATAAAGACAGACTTGTGTCGCTGAGCGAGTTCATGGCCGCCACCAACAAGGATGAGTTCCTCGAAAAAGATGAGTGGCAG ACGTTGGATCAAAACAACCCATACACCGACGAGGAACTGAAAGAGTACGAACAGCACCTGGCCAATGAGGCAAGCGACATCAGCCAGAAGTCGGACGATCTGCAGAAACAGAGGGAAGAACTcgaaaggaaacaggaagaacTGAATGCTCAGAAGATGGGCCTACAGCAG GCAGTAGAAGAAATTGAAAGGTTAAAAGCCCAAACAGTCCAAC AGCCGGACGCTCCCGTAGCTGAAACTGTAGCACAAGTTGTACCAGGAAACAATCAGCCGCTGCCCCCTGGCCACCAGCAGCAAGGTGTACCAGTGCCAGGACATTCTTAG
- the si:dkey-10o6.2 gene encoding uncharacterized protein si:dkey-10o6.2: MSIPVVDFGECSLSKKEVSGEQLQNLSKELKTAFTEVGFVFLKNTGIVQEEVDRVMDISKTFFLQTDEEKKPFTRKTFPNNLNHGWVSLETERLNPSRPGDLKEAFNTASLHPDIKWPSAEAVKSFQEIQTSFFHRCKELSLRVLRVMADSLGLDPEVFLGAHRLIGTDGNGTTLRSLYYPPVNSEKAKEGQLRCGEHSDYGSITLLFQGSEGLQVRRRSGEFICAPSIPGAVLVNIADLMQCWTSDQFVSVRHRVLLPPAGDSSTRQSLAFFVQPDDEALITCIDGSNKYPPVTAGAYLIERFNDSYGRS; encoded by the exons atgagcATCCCAGTGGTGGATTTTGGCGAATGCAGCCTGAGTAAGAAAGAAGTTTCTGGTGAGCAGCTGCAAAACTTGAGCAAAGAACTGAAAACAGCGTTCACAGAAGTTGGATTTGTGTTTCTGAAAAACACCGGGATTGTCCAGGAGGAG GTCGATCGTGTCATGGACATATCCAAGACATTCTTCCTGCAGacagatgaagagaaaaaaccCTTCACTAGGAAAACCTTCCCTAATAATCTGAACCATGGTTGGGTGTCTTTGGAGACTGAGAG GTTGAATCCAAGTCGACCTGGAGATCTAAAGGAGGCGTTCAACACTGCTTCACTGCACCCTGACATA AAATGGCCGTCAGCCGAAGCTGTAAAAAGCTTCCAGGAGATCCAGACGTCTTTCTTCCATCGCTGTAAGGAGCTGAGCCTGCGTGTGCTGAGGGTGATGGCCGACAGTCTGGGTCTGGACCCCGAGGTGTTTCTCGGAGCTCATCGTTTAATAGGAA CCGATGGGAACGGTACGACACTGCGGTCTCTGTACTACCCTCCGGTGAACAGCGAGAAGGCGAAGGAGGGTCAGCTGCGATGTGGAGAGCATTCAGACTACGGCAGCATCACCTTGTTGTTCCAGGGCTCGGAGGGTCTGCAG GTGCGAAGGCGTTCAGGTGAGTTCATCTGTGCTCCCAGCATCCCCGGAGCAGTCCTCGTCAACATCGCGGACCTGATGCAGTGCTGGACCAGCGACCAGTTTGTCTCTGTG CGCCACAGAGTtttgctgccccctgctggtgacTCCAGCACACGTCAGTCTCTGGCTTTCTTCGTCCAGCCGGATGACGAGGCTCTGATCACCTGCATTGATGGCTCCAACAAATACCCTCCTGTTACAGCCGGCGCCTACCTCATCGAGCGCTTCAACGACTCCTATGGACGAAGCTGA
- the LOC133981937 gene encoding patatin-like phospholipase domain-containing protein 2, translating into MLDLSKEWSISFAGCGFMGIYYIGATSCILERFPSFIQNATKICGASSGSLMATVLTVGIPLEKCCQNLMFMAKEARKHKLGPLHPAYNLVKIVKDSLLESLPEDAHVRASGRLCISLTRVSDGQNVLVSEFDNKEELIEALVCSCFVPLYCGVIPPTYRGVHYVDGAVSDNLPSGLLNNTITFAAYAGESDVCPRGSTISLHEVRVKNVSIQVNTENMYRVANTFFPPPPEVMAEICQNGYLDALRFLQDNNLICSQCPQRSLEIAAAEPLCCELPKESAEAKESSGDTQVDGAKAAKDEQECLDPQLIGKLPLNIRRVLCESYRETRTTGGLLSQVTGRLRMPSALQMDSARSLAQRLAGWIPGVPKDMNWLYGVAGDIYKKARHVKEDDSESEEPQPLEPDMQDNKKEDGNALPLTPETTPTSGLPFTWNTNTESNHTELTPPPTPKLYPRLGEATVESDKQESGKDCGLDLSTAVGCMQIRASEQRSSTEKPEDAFSVLE; encoded by the exons ATGCTTGATTTGAGTAAAGAATGGAGCATCTCCTTTGCTGGTTGCGGTTTTATGGGGATTTATTATATTGGAGCCACCAGTTGTATCCTTGAACGTTTCCCAAGCTTCATACAAAACGCCACTAAAATCTGTGGAGCCTCTTCAGGGTCTCTGATGGCCACTGTCCTCACTGTTGGGATCCCATTAG AGAAATGCTGCCAGAATTTGATGTTTATGGCTAAAGAGGCCAGAAAGCATAAACTGGGACCCCTGCACCCAGCTTACAACCTGGTGAAGATAGTGAAGGACTCTCTGCTGGAGAGCCTTCCAGAAGATGCACATGTCCGGGCCTCCGGGAGGCTCTGCATTTCCCTGACCAGAGTGTCCGATGGGCAGAACGTACTCGTGTCGGAGTTCGACAACAAGGAGGAGCTCATTGAG GCGCTTGTATGCAGCTGCTTCGTCCCTCTCTACTGTGGTGTAATTCCCCCCACTTATCGAGGCGTG CATTACGTGGACGGTGCCGTCAGTGACAACTTGCCTAGCGGTCTCCTGAATAACACCATCACCTTCGCTGCGTATGCCGGCGAGAGCGACGTCTGCCCCCGAGGGAGCACGATCAGCCTCCACGAGGTGCGCGTCAAGAACGTCAGCATCCAGGTCAACACAGAGAACATGTACAGAGTCGCCAACACCTTCTTCCCCCCGCCGCCTGAG GTGATGGCTGAAATCTGCCAGAATGGCTACTTGGACGCTCTCCGCTTCCTGCAAGACAACA ATCTAATCTGCAGTCAGTGTCCCCAGAGAAGTCTGGAGATAGCCGCCGCCGAACCTCTTTGTTGTGAGCTGCCAAAGGAGTCGGCTGAAGCTAAAGAGTCCAGTGGGGACACACAAGTGGACGGAGCGAAAGCAGCTAAGGATGAGCAAGAGTGCCTGGACCCACAGCTCATAGGGAAGCTCCCACTCAACATCAGAAGAG tgttgtgtgaATCCTATAGAGAAACACGCACTACTGGTGGTCTGTTGTCTCAGGTCACTGGGCGCCTGCGGATGCCTTCTGCTCTGCAAATGGATTCGGCCCGCTCTCTAGCTCAGAG ACTAGCAGGCTGGATCCCAGGGGTGCCAAAGGACATGAACTGGCTCTACGGCGTTGCTGGAGACATCTACAAAAAAGCTCGGCATGTCAAGGAGGATGACTCTGAAAG TGAGGAGCCTCAGCCATTAGAGCCGGACATGCAGGATAACAAAAAAGAAGATGGAAACGCTCTACCGCTGACCCCAGAGACCACTCCCACCTCCGGTCTCCCCTTTACCTGGAACACAAACACTGAGTCAAACCACACTGAGTTGACTCCACCTCCTACACCAAAGCTCTACCCCAGGTTGGGTGAAGCCACCGTGGAGTCAGACAAACAGGAGTCAGGTAAAGATTGTGGTTTGGACCTGAGCACAGCTGTGGGATGCATGCAAATTAGAGCATCTGAGCAACGTTCAAGCACCGAGAAGCCTGAAGACGCCTTTTCTGTATTGgagtaa
- the LOC133981979 gene encoding patatin-like phospholipase domain-containing protein 2 codes for METSEKMFNWDEEWNISFAGCGFRSVYYLGALSCIFERVPQLVQGASKICGASSGCLVAAALTVEVPIEQICADVLTVAKEARKHTLGVFHPTFSLLRTVRDTLLEKLPQDAHLRASGKLYVSLTRITDGKNVLVSEFESREELIQVLLCSCFFPVYCGFIPPSYRGVHYMDGALSNNMPLLEQRNTITMAPFSGESDICPREGTFNFFEVHYSDLSIQVNTGNVHRVCTSFLPPRIEKLAEICHNGYMDALCFLRERDLLGTQCLPPSLVAGTDRVELAKASSRPHESRKMMLNGLNSPQEEEHQWLDLKVIEKLPVSFKKVLCEACRDSHAGGGRWSHLTDFLPVKAVLHLLTLLSLPLELTVSLTKSMILSGCTVIFRLLMLTADLCRQATSSLSTGQHHSSVSPGSDLRDNNQNFKSLTSTLTSNSKSLHLDDNSNLDLLSLTSTCLSPSKLLTNNKSISGKLIFKPQM; via the exons ATGGAAACTTCAGAGAAGATGTTTAACTGGGATGAAGAGTGGAACATCTCTTTTGCAGGCTGTGGATTCAGGAGTGTTTACTACCTGGGAGCTTTGAGTTGTATCTTTGAGCGGGTCCCACAGTTGGTTCAAGGAGCCTCCAAAATATGTGGAGCTTCATCTGGTTGCCTCGTAGCTGCAGCTTTGACTGTGGAGGTTCCTATTG AACAAATCTGTGCTGATGTTTTGACCGTGGCGAAAGAGGCCAGAAAACACACTCTGGGAGTTTTCCACCCGACTTTCAGTCTGCTGCGGACTGTGCGTGACACTCTGCTGGAGAAGCTTCCACAAGACGCCCACCTCCGAGCCTCCGGAAAGCTCTATGTGTCCCTCACCAGAATCACAGATGGGAAAAACGTGTTGGTGTCTGAGtttgagagcagagaggagctcATTCAG GTGTTGctgtgcagctgttttttcCCCGTTTACTGCGGTTTCATCCCACCTTCATACCGCGGAGTG cACTACATGGACGGAGCCCTGAGCAACAACATGCCTCTGTTAGAGCAGAGAAACACCATCACCATGGCCCCGTTCTCAGGCGAGAGCGACATCTGCCCCAGAGAGGGTACCTTCAACTTCTTTGAGGTGCACTACAGCGACCTCAGCATCCAGGTCAACACGGGGAATGTGCACCGGGTCTGCACGTCCTTCCTGCCACCCAGAATTGAG AAACTGGCTGAGATTTGCCACAATGGCTACATGGATGCTCTCTGTTTCCTGAGAGAAAGAG ATCTGCTTGGAACACAGTGTCTTCCCCCCAGTTTGGTGGCGGGGACGGACAGAGTTGAGCTGGCGAAGGCGTCGAGTCGACCTCATGAATCCAGAAAGATGATGTTGAATGGACTGAACTCTCCTCAGGAAGAGGAGCATCAGTGGCTGGACCTGAAAGTCATAGAGAAACTGCCAGTGAGCTTCAAGAAAG tgctGTGTGAGGCATGCAGGGACAGTCATGCTGGTGGCGGTCGGTGGTCTCATCTCACAGACTTCCTTCCAGTCAAAGCTGTTTTGCATCTGCTGACCCTCCTCTCTTTGCCCCTGGAGCTCACCGTCTCACTCACAAAAAG CATGATATTATCAGGCTGCACAGTGATTTTCAGGCTGCTGATGCTGACCGCTGATCTCTGCAGACAGGCTACCAGCAG TTTATCTACAGGGCAGCACCACAGCAGCGTCTCCCCTGGTTCAGACCTCAGAGACAACAACCAAAACTTTAAATCGTTGACCTCAACACTCACCTCGAACTCCAAAAGTCTCCATTTGGATGACAACAGTAACCTGGACCTCCTCTCGCTCACCTCGACCTGTTTGAGTCCGTCCAAACTCCTCACTAACAACAAATCTATATCTggaaaactgatttttaaacCACAGATGTAA
- the tdg.1 gene encoding thymine DNA glycosylase, tandem duplicate 1 isoform X1, with product MEDKLNGSLPVVSPEYLHQWVQSAQQFHALQAQHSNYNPNHQYQYSEHQGGESAMAHMDHLEPMMDHMEPANLTKPAAKKRGRAAQPKEPKPPKPPKVPKAPKPPKDPNAPKAKPGPKPKKGAEAQGDGKQEKIDETFKKVKRKVDRFKGMSEEEVMTRTLPDLLEYNLDYVIIGINPGLMAAYIGRWFPGPGNHFWKCLFLSGFTEEQLNHMSDTTLPVKYKMGFTNMVARATPGSKDLSSKELREGGLILVEKLKKYKPLIAVFNGKCIYEMFCRELFGKKPKKLDFGLQPHKVENCDVALYLMPSSSARCAQFPRAQDKVHFYIKLRELRDQLRGVQKPTEIEEVDYKFNLQLAKEDAKRMAIKEEQYDPGYEDAYGGAYAERGPEGAPTEGQTNGHCTFSSGENTEAEAQQASTSLLAEVQLPDGQWMTQSFADQIPDISGGPKDASI from the exons ATGGAAGACAAGCTGAATGGATCACTGCCTGTTGTCTCCCCGGAGTATCTTCATCAGTG GGTCCAGTCGGCCCAGCAGTTTCACGCTCTCCAGGCTCAACATTCAAACTACAACCCCAACCATCAGTATCAGTACTCTGAGCATCAGGGGGGAGAGTCGGCCATGGCACACATGGATCATCTGGAGCCCATGATGGACCATATGGAACCTGCAAACCTAACAAAAC CCGCAGCCAAAAAGAGAGGCAGAGCAGCTCAACCCAAGGAACCCAAACCACCCAAACCACCAAAAGTCCCTAAAGCACCAAAACCACCTAAAGACCCAAATGCACCTAAAGCCAAACCAGGTCCTAAGCCCAAGAAGGGCGCAGAGGCTCAGGGAGACGGCAAGCAGGAGAAGATCGACGAGACCTTCAAGAAGGTGAAGAGGAAAGTGGATCGCTTCAAGGGAATGTCGGAGGAGGAAGTCATGACGAGAACTCTCCCAGACCTGCTGGAATACAATCTAGACTATGTCATT ATCGGTATCAATCCAGGCTTGATGGCAGCTTACATTGGACGATGGTTTCCAGGTCCTGGAAATCACTTTT GGAAGTGCCTGTTTCTGTCTGGTTTTACTGAAGAGCAGCTCAACCACATGTCTGACACTACTCTGCCTGTTAAGTACAAAATGGGCTTCACCAACATGGTGGCCCGGGCGACACCGGGGAGCAAAGACCTTTCGAG TAAAGAGTTGCGTGAAGGAGGACTAATTCTTGTAGAGAAGCTGAAGAAATACAAACCTCTTATTGCTGTTTTCAATGGAAAAT GCATATACGAAATGTTCTGCAGAGAGCTGTTTGGTAAAAAACCAAAGAAGCTTGATTTTGGTTTGCAGCCGCACAAGGTCGAAAACTGTGACGTG GCTTTGTATCTGATGCCTTCATCCAGCGCTCGTTGCGCTCAGTTCCCTCGTGCTCAGGACAAAGTTCACTTCTACATCAAACTGAGGGAGCTCAGAGATCAATTGCGAGGCGTTCAAAAACCCACTGAAATCGAGGAGGTTGACTACAAATTTAACCTGCAGTTGGCCAAGG AGGACGCCAAGAGGATGGCGATTAAGGAGGAGCAGTACGATCCTGGTTATGAAGACGCTTACGGTGGAGCGTATGCAGAAAGAGGACCTGAAGGGGCCCCAACTGAAGGCCAAACCAACGGCCACTGTACATTTTCATCTGGTGAAAACACAG AAGCAGAAGCACAGCAGGCGTCCACGTCGCTGTTAGCAGAGGTTCAGCTCCCAGACGGACAGTGGATGACTCAGTCTTTCGCAGACCAGATACCAGACATCAGCGGTGGACCAAAGGACGCCAGTATATGA
- the tdg.1 gene encoding thymine DNA glycosylase, tandem duplicate 1 isoform X2 has translation MAHMDHLEPMMDHMEPANLTKPAAKKRGRAAQPKEPKPPKPPKVPKAPKPPKDPNAPKAKPGPKPKKGAEAQGDGKQEKIDETFKKVKRKVDRFKGMSEEEVMTRTLPDLLEYNLDYVIIGINPGLMAAYIGRWFPGPGNHFWKCLFLSGFTEEQLNHMSDTTLPVKYKMGFTNMVARATPGSKDLSSKELREGGLILVEKLKKYKPLIAVFNGKCIYEMFCRELFGKKPKKLDFGLQPHKVENCDVALYLMPSSSARCAQFPRAQDKVHFYIKLRELRDQLRGVQKPTEIEEVDYKFNLQLAKEDAKRMAIKEEQYDPGYEDAYGGAYAERGPEGAPTEGQTNGHCTFSSGENTEAEAQQASTSLLAEVQLPDGQWMTQSFADQIPDISGGPKDASI, from the exons ATGGCACACATGGATCATCTGGAGCCCATGATGGACCATATGGAACCTGCAAACCTAACAAAAC CCGCAGCCAAAAAGAGAGGCAGAGCAGCTCAACCCAAGGAACCCAAACCACCCAAACCACCAAAAGTCCCTAAAGCACCAAAACCACCTAAAGACCCAAATGCACCTAAAGCCAAACCAGGTCCTAAGCCCAAGAAGGGCGCAGAGGCTCAGGGAGACGGCAAGCAGGAGAAGATCGACGAGACCTTCAAGAAGGTGAAGAGGAAAGTGGATCGCTTCAAGGGAATGTCGGAGGAGGAAGTCATGACGAGAACTCTCCCAGACCTGCTGGAATACAATCTAGACTATGTCATT ATCGGTATCAATCCAGGCTTGATGGCAGCTTACATTGGACGATGGTTTCCAGGTCCTGGAAATCACTTTT GGAAGTGCCTGTTTCTGTCTGGTTTTACTGAAGAGCAGCTCAACCACATGTCTGACACTACTCTGCCTGTTAAGTACAAAATGGGCTTCACCAACATGGTGGCCCGGGCGACACCGGGGAGCAAAGACCTTTCGAG TAAAGAGTTGCGTGAAGGAGGACTAATTCTTGTAGAGAAGCTGAAGAAATACAAACCTCTTATTGCTGTTTTCAATGGAAAAT GCATATACGAAATGTTCTGCAGAGAGCTGTTTGGTAAAAAACCAAAGAAGCTTGATTTTGGTTTGCAGCCGCACAAGGTCGAAAACTGTGACGTG GCTTTGTATCTGATGCCTTCATCCAGCGCTCGTTGCGCTCAGTTCCCTCGTGCTCAGGACAAAGTTCACTTCTACATCAAACTGAGGGAGCTCAGAGATCAATTGCGAGGCGTTCAAAAACCCACTGAAATCGAGGAGGTTGACTACAAATTTAACCTGCAGTTGGCCAAGG AGGACGCCAAGAGGATGGCGATTAAGGAGGAGCAGTACGATCCTGGTTATGAAGACGCTTACGGTGGAGCGTATGCAGAAAGAGGACCTGAAGGGGCCCCAACTGAAGGCCAAACCAACGGCCACTGTACATTTTCATCTGGTGAAAACACAG AAGCAGAAGCACAGCAGGCGTCCACGTCGCTGTTAGCAGAGGTTCAGCTCCCAGACGGACAGTGGATGACTCAGTCTTTCGCAGACCAGATACCAGACATCAGCGGTGGACCAAAGGACGCCAGTATATGA